One Dysosmobacter welbionis DNA segment encodes these proteins:
- the mgtE gene encoding magnesium transporter, with product MTMFNKDQIFQLLESRDGEALRALWQGRGAVDIAALLDSVEDGARQAAVFRTLPKDLAADVFSYLPGPTQATLARSFADGELQQIFDALHLDDAADFLEELPANLVTRILRSASPQRRMAVNALLRYPADSAGSVMTPEFVSLRPGDTVRQALDTIRRTGIHKETVYTCYVLEHRQLLGVVSAKDLLTAAEDAAVADLMVTDVVSVGTLTDREEAARLLAKYDLLALPVLDGEERMVGIVTVDDAMDVLTEAAAEDLSIMAAVTPDEKPYFAASAWEHARHRVVWLLILMLSAAITGSIITRYEDAISAVPLLVAFLPMLMDTGGNCGSQSATLVIRGLALEEIRPRDALRVIRKELAVAAIVSAVLAAANGLRIYLQYHDSAIALVISLSLAATVVLAKLVGCMLPIAAKQLHMDPAIMASPLITTIVDAGAVLIYFQAAAALLRLPV from the coding sequence ATGACCATGTTCAACAAGGATCAGATCTTTCAGCTTTTGGAGAGCCGGGACGGCGAGGCGCTCCGCGCCCTTTGGCAGGGCCGCGGTGCCGTGGACATCGCCGCCCTCCTGGACTCCGTGGAGGACGGTGCCCGGCAGGCGGCGGTGTTCCGCACGCTGCCCAAGGACCTGGCGGCAGATGTGTTCTCCTATCTCCCCGGTCCCACTCAGGCCACCCTGGCCCGCTCTTTCGCGGACGGGGAGCTGCAGCAGATTTTTGACGCCCTGCATCTGGACGACGCGGCGGATTTTCTGGAGGAGCTTCCCGCTAACCTGGTGACCCGCATCCTCCGCTCCGCCAGCCCTCAGCGCCGTATGGCGGTAAATGCCCTGCTGCGCTATCCGGCGGACAGTGCCGGCAGCGTCATGACGCCGGAGTTTGTCTCCCTCCGGCCGGGCGATACGGTCCGGCAGGCGCTGGATACCATCCGCCGCACCGGAATCCACAAGGAGACGGTCTACACCTGCTATGTGCTGGAGCACCGGCAGCTGCTGGGCGTGGTGTCGGCCAAGGACCTGCTGACAGCCGCGGAGGATGCCGCTGTGGCGGACCTGATGGTCACGGATGTGGTATCTGTGGGTACGCTCACAGACCGGGAAGAGGCCGCCCGGCTCCTGGCGAAATATGACCTGCTGGCCTTGCCGGTGCTGGATGGAGAGGAGCGGATGGTGGGCATCGTCACCGTGGATGATGCCATGGATGTCCTGACGGAGGCCGCCGCAGAGGATCTCTCCATCATGGCGGCGGTGACGCCGGACGAGAAGCCCTACTTCGCCGCCTCCGCCTGGGAGCACGCCCGCCATCGGGTAGTGTGGCTGCTGATTTTGATGCTGTCCGCCGCCATCACCGGCTCTATCATCACCCGGTACGAGGACGCCATCTCCGCCGTGCCCCTGCTGGTGGCCTTTCTACCCATGCTGATGGACACCGGCGGAAACTGCGGCTCCCAGAGCGCCACGCTGGTGATCCGGGGGCTGGCTCTGGAAGAGATCCGCCCCCGGGACGCGCTGCGGGTGATCCGCAAGGAGCTGGCGGTAGCCGCCATCGTCAGCGCCGTCCTAGCCGCGGCCAACGGCCTGCGGATCTACCTTCAGTACCATGACAGCGCCATCGCCCTGGTGATCTCCCTGTCCCTGGCGGCCACGGTGGTGCTGGCCAAGCTGGTGGGCTGTATGCTGCCCATTGCCGCCAAGCAGCTCCACATGGATCCGGCCATCATGGCCTCCCCCCTCATCACTACCATTGTGGATGCCGGGGCGGTGCTGATCTACTTCCAGGCCGCCGCCGCGCTCCTGCGCCTGCCCGTTTAA
- a CDS encoding hydrolase: MAKQVPSYTGTLRNHSLTIPACVSECSGIRIFGRRIKSLAFSTDVAIIKNINADAIIAVYPFTPQPVISQAIISVSDVPVFVGVGGGITTGSRSVRLAIQSEHQGAYGVVLNAPTSDDVIRQIKKVVDIPVVITVVSAHTDIGSRLEAGADFLNVSGAAATPEIVAEIRRDFPEVPIIATGGPTEESILRTIQAGANAITYTPPSNGVLFARIMNQHRKAL, from the coding sequence ATGGCAAAACAGGTCCCCTCCTACACTGGGACGCTGCGCAATCACTCCCTGACCATCCCCGCCTGCGTCAGCGAGTGCAGCGGCATCCGCATTTTCGGCCGGCGCATCAAGTCCCTGGCCTTTTCCACCGATGTAGCCATCATCAAGAACATCAACGCGGACGCCATCATCGCCGTCTATCCCTTCACGCCCCAGCCGGTGATCTCCCAGGCCATCATCAGCGTGTCCGACGTGCCGGTATTCGTGGGCGTGGGCGGCGGAATCACCACCGGCTCCCGCTCCGTCCGGCTGGCCATCCAGTCCGAGCACCAGGGTGCCTACGGCGTGGTGCTGAATGCCCCCACCTCCGACGATGTCATCCGCCAGATCAAAAAGGTGGTGGACATTCCCGTGGTCATCACGGTGGTCTCCGCTCACACGGACATCGGCAGCCGCCTGGAGGCGGGAGCCGACTTTCTCAATGTCTCCGGCGCCGCCGCCACGCCGGAGATCGTGGCGGAGATCCGCCGGGACTTCCCGGAGGTTCCCATCATCGCCACCGGCGGCCCCACAGAGGAGTCGATCCTCCGCACCATCCAGGCCGGAGCCAATGCCATTACATACACCCCGCCCTCCAACGGCGTGCTGTTCGCCCGTATCATGAACCAGCACCGGAAGGCGCTGTGA
- a CDS encoding 8-oxoguanine deaminase: MSSLLLRNLRTILTCDDGDAVLEHADLYCENGIIRGLGPDLPQTADTVIDGSHYWCYPGLINTHHHLYQVFSRNLPQVQNLELFDWLTALYEIWKGLDEQVVRLSSLTGMGELLKHGCTTCFDHHYVFPAGCGDLIGAQFAAAEELGMRMFASRGSMDLSRKDGGLPPDSVVQTVDAIMKDSARVIEAYHDPSFGSMRQVALAPCSPFSVSGELLRQSAILARQYGVRLHTHLCETRDEEHYTLEHYGVRPLEYMASLGWTGPDVWYAHGIHFNDEELRELARTGTGVAHCPISNMKLASGVARVPEMLALDVPVGLAVDGSASNDGSSLMEELRVCYLLHRLTSSEKAPSGYQVLKMATRGSARLLGREDIGQLAVGKCADFFLVDSRRLELVGGAYSPADVLATVGLRGPVDYTVVNGRVVVKEGHLVTIDEEKTAADARNACGAYLAKA; encoded by the coding sequence ATGTCCTCTTTGCTGCTGCGCAATCTGCGGACCATCCTCACCTGTGATGACGGCGACGCCGTGCTGGAGCACGCCGACCTCTATTGCGAAAACGGCATCATCCGCGGTCTGGGCCCAGACCTGCCCCAGACCGCAGACACTGTGATCGACGGGTCCCATTACTGGTGCTATCCCGGCCTCATCAACACCCACCACCACCTGTATCAGGTGTTCTCCCGGAACCTGCCCCAGGTGCAGAATCTGGAGCTGTTCGACTGGCTCACCGCCCTGTATGAGATCTGGAAGGGCCTGGACGAGCAGGTGGTGCGCCTCAGCTCCCTCACCGGCATGGGGGAGCTGCTGAAGCACGGCTGCACCACCTGCTTTGACCACCACTATGTCTTTCCCGCCGGATGCGGAGACCTGATCGGCGCCCAGTTCGCCGCCGCGGAGGAGCTGGGGATGCGGATGTTCGCCTCCCGGGGCAGCATGGACCTCTCCCGCAAGGACGGCGGCCTGCCGCCGGACAGCGTGGTCCAGACGGTGGACGCCATCATGAAGGACTCCGCCCGGGTGATCGAGGCGTACCATGACCCGTCCTTCGGATCCATGCGGCAGGTGGCCCTGGCCCCCTGCTCCCCCTTCTCCGTCAGCGGAGAGCTGCTGCGGCAGAGCGCCATCCTGGCCCGGCAGTACGGCGTCCGGCTCCACACCCACCTGTGTGAGACGAGGGACGAGGAGCACTACACCCTGGAGCACTACGGCGTCCGGCCGCTGGAGTACATGGCATCTCTGGGCTGGACAGGCCCGGATGTGTGGTACGCCCACGGCATCCACTTCAACGACGAGGAGCTGCGGGAGCTGGCCCGCACCGGCACCGGCGTGGCCCACTGCCCCATCAGCAACATGAAGTTGGCCTCCGGCGTCGCCCGGGTGCCGGAGATGCTGGCGCTGGACGTCCCGGTGGGATTGGCGGTGGACGGCTCCGCCAGCAACGACGGGTCGTCCCTGATGGAAGAGCTGCGGGTGTGCTACCTGCTCCACCGGCTGACCTCCAGCGAGAAGGCCCCCTCCGGGTATCAGGTGCTGAAGATGGCCACCCGGGGCAGCGCCCGGCTGCTGGGCCGGGAGGACATCGGGCAGCTGGCCGTGGGCAAGTGCGCGGACTTCTTCCTGGTGGATTCCCGCCGACTGGAGCTGGTGGGCGGCGCGTACAGTCCCGCCGACGTGCTGGCCACGGTAGGCCTCCGCGGCCCGGTGGACTACACGGTGGTGAACGGCCGGGTCGTGGTGAAGGAGGGGCATCTCGTCACCATCGACGAGGAAAAAACCGCCGCCGATGCCCGGAATGCCTGCGGGGCGTATCTGGCAAAGGCGTAA
- a CDS encoding helix-turn-helix domain-containing protein, whose translation MIDTKAIGKRIQALRRAAGMTQEQAAETLGISPNYVSNIETGRDICSTVVLLGMANLYHASVDYMLGESLEYNRRKGEAGENRTALLHEVRRLQEAECGHLLRYIQLMRADETEIRN comes from the coding sequence ATGATTGATACAAAAGCTATCGGAAAACGGATTCAGGCACTCCGCAGGGCGGCTGGTATGACCCAGGAGCAAGCGGCGGAGACTCTGGGAATCAGCCCAAATTATGTGTCCAATATTGAGACGGGACGAGATATCTGTTCTACTGTTGTCCTGCTGGGCATGGCGAATCTCTACCACGCCAGCGTGGATTATATGTTGGGGGAGAGTCTGGAATACAACCGGCGGAAGGGAGAAGCGGGAGAGAATCGGACGGCGCTGCTCCACGAGGTCAGACGTCTGCAAGAGGCGGAGTGTGGCCATCTGCTGCGGTATATCCAGTTGATGCGGGCGGACGAGACTGAAATCCGGAATTGA
- a CDS encoding macro domain-containing protein, giving the protein MDRFSILVGDITRSDAEAIVNAANPTLLGGAGVDGAIHAAAGPELLAECRTLGGCERGRAKLTAGYRLRARYVIHTPGPVWQGGEQGEAALLASCYRSCLLLAEAHSIRTLDFCSISTGVYGYPLPLAATVALRAIMDFLADHALPERVRMVCHSEQAAEVYRRTWNLWYAEGKDQRM; this is encoded by the coding sequence ATGGATCGCTTTTCCATTCTGGTGGGAGATATCACCCGTTCGGACGCGGAGGCCATTGTCAACGCGGCCAATCCCACGCTGCTGGGCGGCGCCGGGGTGGACGGGGCCATCCACGCGGCGGCGGGGCCGGAGCTGCTGGCGGAGTGCCGGACGCTGGGGGGCTGCGAGCGGGGGCGGGCCAAGCTGACGGCGGGCTACCGCCTGCGGGCCCGGTATGTGATCCACACGCCGGGTCCCGTCTGGCAGGGCGGGGAGCAGGGGGAGGCGGCCCTGCTGGCCTCCTGCTACCGCAGCTGCCTGCTTTTGGCGGAGGCCCACAGCATCCGCACCCTAGACTTCTGCTCCATATCCACGGGAGTCTACGGGTATCCGTTGCCGCTGGCGGCCACCGTGGCCCTGCGGGCCATCATGGACTTCCTGGCGGACCATGCCCTGCCGGAGCGGGTGCGGATGGTCTGCCATTCGGAGCAGGCGGCAGAGGTCTACCGCCGGACCTGGAACCTCTGGTACGCGGAGGGCAAGGACCAGCGGATGTAA
- the sdaAB gene encoding L-serine ammonia-lyase, iron-sulfur-dependent subunit beta, producing MLDIFDILGPVMVGPSSSHTAGAVRIGRMARTLLGAEVARADIGLHGSFADTGRGHGTDRALVAGLLGMKPDDLGIPQSFEIAANQGLEFHFHTARLRDAHPNTAVLTVESADGRKLELQAASTGGGRIRVDRLDGVEVSFTGIFNTLVVRHQDVAGELSRILNELSVSGVNIANMSLNRDRRGGAALTVVETDQKIPADALERIQALYGVLGATYYEKEED from the coding sequence ATGCTGGACATCTTTGATATTCTGGGCCCTGTGATGGTGGGCCCCTCCAGCTCCCATACAGCGGGGGCGGTGCGGATCGGCCGCATGGCCAGGACCCTGCTGGGGGCGGAAGTGGCGCGGGCGGACATCGGCCTCCACGGCTCCTTTGCCGATACCGGCCGAGGCCACGGCACGGACCGGGCGCTGGTGGCGGGCCTCCTGGGGATGAAGCCGGACGATCTGGGCATTCCTCAGAGCTTTGAGATCGCCGCCAACCAGGGGTTGGAATTCCACTTCCACACGGCCCGTCTGCGGGATGCCCACCCCAACACGGCGGTGCTGACGGTGGAGAGTGCCGACGGGCGGAAGCTGGAGCTGCAGGCGGCCTCCACCGGCGGCGGCCGCATCCGGGTGGATCGGCTGGATGGAGTGGAGGTGAGCTTCACCGGCATCTTCAACACCCTGGTGGTCCGCCACCAGGACGTGGCCGGAGAGCTGTCCCGGATTCTCAATGAGCTCTCCGTCAGCGGGGTGAACATCGCCAACATGAGCCTGAACCGGGACCGCCGGGGCGGCGCTGCCCTGACGGTGGTGGAGACGGACCAGAAGATCCCGGCGGATGCCCTGGAGCGTATCCAGGCGCTCTACGGCGTCTTGGGCGCCACCTACTACGAGAAGGAGGAAGACTGA
- the selD gene encoding selenide, water dikinase SelD, whose product MPENDVKLTKLAKCAGCGAKVGAGVLAQLLDGIQVHRDPNLLVGFDKSDDASVYKVSDDLALVQTVDFFPPIADDPYLFGQIAATNALSDVYAMGGEPKLCLNIMAVPESMPKEAVHQLLRGGYDKVYEAGALITGGHSILDDEPKYGLAVTGFVHPDRVLTNSGARPGDVLLLTKPIGIGVLTTAQKAEMLSVEGRALAEELMTTLNKSARDAMVKYRVHACTDVTGFGLLGHSYEMAQGSDVELELEVDAIDLIPEALEFANMGLLPAGMYRNRAFAEAGVDAGETALCRQDLLYDPQTAGGLLMAVDPADAEALYRELQGCVPSAQRIGVVKAYRGGKRIFLR is encoded by the coding sequence ATGCCTGAAAATGATGTCAAGCTGACGAAGCTGGCCAAGTGTGCCGGGTGCGGCGCCAAAGTGGGGGCCGGTGTGCTGGCCCAGCTGCTGGACGGCATCCAGGTGCATCGGGACCCCAATCTGCTGGTGGGGTTCGACAAGAGCGACGACGCCTCGGTCTATAAGGTCAGCGACGATCTGGCCCTGGTGCAGACGGTGGATTTCTTCCCGCCCATTGCCGACGACCCGTACCTGTTCGGACAGATCGCGGCCACCAACGCCCTCTCCGATGTGTACGCCATGGGCGGCGAGCCCAAGCTGTGCCTGAACATCATGGCCGTGCCGGAGTCCATGCCGAAAGAGGCGGTGCACCAGCTGTTGCGAGGCGGCTATGACAAGGTGTATGAGGCGGGGGCGCTCATCACCGGCGGCCACAGCATCCTGGACGACGAGCCCAAGTACGGCCTGGCGGTCACCGGCTTCGTCCATCCGGACCGGGTGCTGACCAACTCCGGCGCCCGGCCGGGGGACGTGCTGTTGCTGACGAAGCCCATCGGCATTGGCGTCCTCACCACTGCACAGAAGGCGGAGATGCTGTCGGTCGAGGGGCGGGCTTTGGCAGAGGAACTGATGACCACCCTGAACAAGTCCGCCCGGGACGCCATGGTGAAGTACCGCGTCCACGCCTGCACGGATGTAACGGGCTTTGGCCTGCTGGGCCACAGCTATGAGATGGCCCAGGGCAGCGATGTGGAGCTGGAGCTGGAGGTGGACGCCATCGACCTGATTCCGGAGGCGCTGGAGTTTGCAAACATGGGTCTGCTGCCGGCGGGGATGTACCGTAACCGCGCCTTTGCGGAGGCGGGCGTGGATGCAGGGGAGACCGCGCTGTGCAGACAGGACCTGCTCTATGATCCCCAGACCGCTGGGGGCCTCCTCATGGCCGTGGACCCGGCGGACGCGGAGGCGCTGTATCGGGAGCTGCAGGGCTGCGTCCCCAGTGCCCAGCGGATCGGCGTCGTGAAGGCCTACCGAGGCGGGAAACGCATCTTCCTGCGGTGA
- a CDS encoding AbrB/MazE/SpoVT family DNA-binding domain-containing protein, with translation MKNVGIPRRLDELGRIVIPIDVRRALSLNERDTVMFFLDEKSRTVILKKEFPSCICCHAADSLRQLPHGIYVCESCLAQLS, from the coding sequence ATGAAAAACGTGGGAATACCGAGAAGGCTGGACGAGCTGGGACGGATTGTGATCCCGATAGATGTGCGCCGGGCTCTGTCTCTAAATGAGCGGGACACCGTAATGTTTTTTCTGGATGAAAAATCCCGCACGGTAATCCTGAAGAAAGAATTCCCCTCCTGCATCTGCTGCCATGCTGCGGATTCTCTCAGGCAGCTCCCCCATGGGATCTATGTGTGCGAAAGCTGTCTTGCGCAGCTGTCCTGA
- a CDS encoding polysaccharide deacetylase family protein, whose protein sequence is MKRLVSLLLSCLLLSSCGTIVTPAKTPPEHLVSEAPPAQVLPAPGEMPELLPDSQEAGGENASEPSLEEGGGTPVETLPEPQRVVDPTRPMVALTFDDGPHAVYTDQILDILEEHGAVATFFEVARNLPKAPEAVRRAADMGCEIGSHSYRHANLGKMDQAAQQADQAAADALFQEVLGTTPALLRPPYGSMNKTLKTTSGRSIVTWSIDTEDWRSKDAEKVVAGVENAGNLDGQVILLHSIYESTVAATEVLVPWLLEQGYQLVTVSELIQLRFGDEVEPNRTYNYDYFRFQVPPLPAETAPAAA, encoded by the coding sequence ATGAAACGACTGGTTTCCCTTCTGCTGTCCTGCCTGCTGCTGAGCTCCTGCGGCACCATTGTGACCCCCGCCAAGACCCCGCCGGAGCATTTGGTGTCAGAGGCGCCCCCGGCTCAGGTTCTCCCCGCTCCCGGCGAGATGCCGGAGCTCCTCCCGGACAGCCAGGAGGCAGGCGGGGAGAATGCTTCGGAGCCCTCCCTGGAAGAGGGTGGCGGAACTCCCGTGGAGACGCTGCCGGAGCCCCAGCGGGTGGTGGATCCCACCCGCCCCATGGTGGCCCTGACCTTTGACGATGGTCCCCACGCGGTCTACACGGACCAGATTTTGGATATTCTGGAGGAGCACGGCGCGGTGGCTACCTTCTTCGAAGTGGCGCGGAATCTCCCCAAGGCGCCGGAGGCAGTCCGCCGGGCGGCGGACATGGGCTGCGAGATCGGCAGCCACTCTTACCGCCACGCAAACCTGGGCAAGATGGATCAGGCCGCCCAGCAGGCGGATCAGGCCGCGGCGGACGCGCTGTTTCAGGAGGTGCTGGGGACCACGCCCGCGCTGCTGCGGCCGCCCTATGGCTCCATGAACAAGACGCTGAAGACCACCTCCGGCCGGAGCATCGTCACTTGGTCCATCGACACGGAGGACTGGCGCTCCAAGGACGCGGAGAAGGTGGTGGCCGGCGTGGAGAACGCCGGGAATCTGGACGGACAGGTGATCCTGCTCCACAGCATCTACGAGAGCACGGTGGCGGCCACGGAGGTCCTGGTGCCCTGGCTGCTGGAGCAGGGCTACCAGCTGGTGACGGTCAGCGAGCTGATCCAGCTGCGCTTTGGGGACGAGGTGGAGCCCAACCGCACCTATAATTACGACTACTTCCGCTTCCAGGTGCCGCCCCTGCCTGCGGAGACGGCGCCCGCCGCCGCATGA
- the sdaAA gene encoding L-serine ammonia-lyase, iron-sulfur-dependent, subunit alpha → MALDSMQEIFDKIQAGRKPFWQVVRDTDVEERQVTAEASFEKMHATWRAMVESVDTYRADRRSVSGLVGGDAQRMWDYAAQQETLCGPYLQEVIATALCVAESNACMHRIVAAPTAGACGVLPAVLVPLYRRGAVDEEAIVRALYVAAGIGAVVGYRASISGASGGCQAEVGTAAAMAAGALVDLRGGGPEQIGHAVAMALKNLMGLVCDPVAGLVEVPCVKRNVIGAVNAVSAADMALAGIESRVPVDQVIDCMGDVGRRLPVELRETALGGLAATPFGQSVKAKREERRSQEQEL, encoded by the coding sequence ATGGCTCTGGATTCCATGCAGGAGATCTTCGACAAGATCCAGGCGGGGCGGAAGCCCTTCTGGCAGGTGGTGCGGGATACGGACGTGGAGGAGCGGCAGGTGACGGCGGAGGCCTCCTTTGAGAAGATGCACGCCACCTGGCGGGCCATGGTGGAGTCCGTGGACACCTACCGGGCGGACCGGCGCAGCGTCAGCGGCCTGGTGGGGGGCGACGCCCAGAGGATGTGGGACTACGCCGCCCAGCAGGAGACGCTCTGCGGCCCCTATCTGCAGGAGGTGATCGCTACGGCCCTGTGCGTGGCGGAGTCCAACGCCTGCATGCACCGGATCGTGGCGGCACCCACGGCGGGGGCCTGCGGCGTGCTGCCGGCTGTGCTGGTGCCGCTGTACCGCCGGGGCGCTGTAGATGAGGAGGCCATCGTCCGGGCGCTGTATGTGGCTGCCGGTATCGGCGCGGTGGTTGGCTACCGGGCGTCCATCTCCGGCGCCTCCGGCGGCTGCCAGGCGGAGGTAGGCACGGCTGCGGCCATGGCGGCGGGGGCCCTGGTGGACCTGCGGGGCGGCGGGCCGGAGCAGATCGGCCACGCCGTGGCGATGGCGCTGAAGAACCTGATGGGCCTGGTGTGCGATCCGGTGGCGGGACTGGTGGAGGTCCCCTGCGTCAAGCGAAACGTCATCGGCGCGGTGAATGCCGTCAGCGCGGCGGACATGGCCCTGGCGGGCATTGAGAGCCGGGTGCCTGTGGACCAGGTGATCGACTGCATGGGCGACGTGGGCCGCCGGCTGCCGGTAGAGCTGCGGGAGACCGCTCTGGGCGGTCTCGCCGCCACACCATTCGGACAGAGCGTGAAGGCAAAGCGGGAAGAGCGCCGCTCCCAGGAACAGGAGCTGTGA
- the yqeB gene encoding selenium-dependent molybdenum cofactor biosynthesis protein YqeB: MLVIIRGAGDLATGIALRLKKAHISVIMTDIPAPTAIRRTVAFSQAIVLGETKVEDVTARRAETPEAAMALLQENVVPVLADPEGICIPVLKPDVVVDAILAKRNLGTRITDAPVVIGVGPGFTAGVDCHAVVETMRGHSLGRVIHAGSALPNTGIPGLIGGFAGERVLRAPADGVFHQLLDIGAQVRQGDVAATVNGVPMTCTLDGVLRGILPDDTPVHKGMKAGDIDPRCKVEHCYTASDKALAIGGGVLEAILDLTGALKDRAGGYSG, encoded by the coding sequence ATGCTGGTAATCATCCGAGGCGCCGGTGATTTGGCCACCGGTATTGCTCTGCGGCTGAAAAAGGCGCATATATCGGTGATTATGACCGATATACCGGCCCCAACTGCCATCCGGCGGACCGTAGCCTTCTCCCAGGCCATCGTGTTGGGAGAGACAAAGGTGGAGGATGTCACCGCCCGCCGGGCGGAGACACCGGAGGCGGCTATGGCCCTTTTGCAAGAGAATGTAGTCCCGGTGCTGGCGGACCCGGAGGGGATCTGTATCCCAGTTTTGAAGCCGGACGTGGTGGTGGACGCCATCCTGGCCAAGCGGAATCTGGGCACCCGGATCACCGATGCCCCGGTGGTCATCGGCGTGGGGCCGGGCTTCACTGCCGGGGTGGACTGTCACGCGGTGGTGGAGACCATGCGGGGCCACAGCCTGGGCCGGGTGATCCATGCAGGCAGCGCGCTGCCCAATACCGGGATCCCGGGGCTCATCGGCGGCTTTGCCGGGGAACGAGTGCTGCGGGCCCCGGCGGACGGCGTGTTTCACCAGCTGCTGGACATTGGCGCCCAGGTGCGGCAGGGGGATGTGGCCGCCACGGTGAACGGCGTGCCCATGACCTGCACCCTGGACGGCGTCCTGCGGGGTATCCTGCCGGATGATACCCCGGTGCACAAAGGGATGAAGGCCGGGGACATCGACCCCCGCTGCAAGGTGGAGCACTGCTATACCGCCAGCGACAAGGCCCTGGCCATTGGCGGCGGTGTGCTGGAGGCGATTTTGGACCTGACGGGAGCGCTGAAAGACCGCGCAGGTGGGTATTCCGGTTAG
- a CDS encoding zinc ribbon domain-containing protein, protein MEFQEVFAQLRQRTGLSQSEVAERLFVTRQAVSRWERGETIPEVETLQALSRLFGVSINTLLGSPRTLVCQSCGMPLNDDILAKNTDGSFNEQYCMWCWDGEGFAQDCTMEEMVEHCLPHMPLGRTDPEACRAYMRSLLPTLGRWKEN, encoded by the coding sequence ATGGAGTTTCAAGAGGTGTTCGCCCAGCTGCGGCAGCGGACGGGTCTGTCCCAGAGCGAGGTGGCGGAGCGGCTGTTTGTCACCCGGCAGGCAGTGAGCCGCTGGGAACGGGGAGAGACGATCCCGGAGGTGGAGACGCTTCAGGCGCTGTCAAGGCTGTTCGGCGTGTCCATCAACACCCTGCTGGGCAGTCCCCGGACCCTGGTCTGCCAGAGCTGTGGAATGCCGCTGAACGATGACATCCTGGCCAAAAACACAGACGGCAGCTTCAATGAGCAGTACTGCATGTGGTGCTGGGATGGAGAGGGCTTTGCCCAGGACTGCACCATGGAGGAGATGGTGGAGCACTGCCTGCCCCACATGCCCCTGGGCCGGACGGATCCGGAGGCGTGCCGCGCCTATATGCGGAGCCTTCTGCCCACACTGGGGCGGTGGAAAGAGAACTGA